The following are from one region of the Halorussus rarus genome:
- a CDS encoding pyrroloquinoline quinone-dependent dehydrogenase has product MSIDEPHADVRRTEEGVTVEYLADGPETIRQDGQQIPRLRVTRQMLMDSGDDPESWLMYGGGYRQQRFTTADVITPENVGSLDLEYTIEVENQVERGKLEGTPVVVPSDPPIMYQTNGPDVVRAVNARSGEVIWTYRYAPGEDGPDKRAALLCCGSNNRGVAVRGNRLFMTTLDANLVAINRYTGEQEWLYDSAPTGQGYSATWAPVVYEGSVLNGSAGGEYGVQGFIESVNARTGEREWRTSMLPEEQWVGDAWQNGAATNWMTITVDPDTDTLYASVGNPGPDVNGIVRPGPNPYSDAIVALDTQSGDVQWYFQEVQHDWWDWDASQPPVLFETEVDGENRKMVSHAGKTGWNYLLGARDGKLYERSREFCQHLNMWHLPQDNLEDTPWIMPSADGGGEWNPASYSRETGNVHVKAMNYPSKFQWDEVGEWEYPSTYLGGSFTVYPAMDDPGPAPEEWSGNRAIFSAVDPVSGEVAWQHEWQEFSMGGSMSTTTGLTFVGNGDGEFMALDSESGERLWQYQFDASVNASPMSWYDPEVGKQYVAVQAGGGGLRSARDGRTVGVFSLEE; this is encoded by the coding sequence ATGAGCATCGACGAACCGCACGCCGACGTTCGGCGCACGGAGGAGGGAGTGACGGTCGAGTACCTCGCGGACGGACCCGAGACGATCCGGCAGGACGGCCAGCAGATCCCGCGGCTCAGGGTCACCCGCCAGATGCTGATGGACTCGGGCGACGACCCCGAGAGCTGGCTGATGTACGGCGGCGGCTACCGCCAGCAGCGGTTCACGACCGCCGACGTCATCACGCCGGAGAACGTCGGGAGCCTCGACCTGGAGTACACCATCGAGGTCGAGAACCAGGTCGAGCGCGGGAAGCTCGAGGGGACGCCGGTCGTCGTCCCGTCGGACCCGCCCATCATGTACCAGACCAACGGCCCCGACGTGGTCCGGGCGGTCAACGCCCGGTCGGGCGAGGTCATCTGGACCTACCGGTACGCGCCCGGCGAGGACGGCCCCGACAAGCGGGCGGCGCTGCTGTGCTGCGGGTCGAACAACCGCGGGGTCGCGGTCCGCGGCAACCGACTCTTCATGACGACGCTCGACGCCAACCTCGTCGCCATCAACCGGTACACCGGCGAGCAGGAGTGGCTGTACGACTCCGCGCCCACCGGCCAGGGCTACTCGGCGACGTGGGCGCCGGTCGTCTACGAGGGGAGCGTCCTCAACGGGAGCGCGGGCGGCGAGTACGGCGTCCAGGGCTTCATCGAGTCCGTCAACGCTCGGACGGGCGAGCGCGAGTGGCGCACCTCGATGCTGCCCGAGGAGCAGTGGGTCGGCGACGCCTGGCAGAACGGGGCGGCGACCAACTGGATGACCATCACGGTCGACCCCGACACCGACACCCTGTACGCCAGCGTCGGCAACCCCGGCCCGGACGTCAACGGCATCGTCCGGCCGGGCCCGAACCCGTACTCCGACGCGATCGTCGCGCTCGACACCCAGTCGGGCGACGTCCAGTGGTACTTCCAGGAGGTCCAGCACGACTGGTGGGACTGGGACGCGTCCCAGCCGCCGGTGCTGTTCGAGACCGAGGTCGACGGCGAGAACCGCAAGATGGTCAGCCACGCCGGGAAGACCGGGTGGAACTACCTGCTGGGCGCCCGGGACGGCAAGCTCTACGAGCGGAGCAGGGAGTTCTGCCAGCACCTCAACATGTGGCACCTCCCGCAGGACAACCTCGAGGACACGCCGTGGATCATGCCCTCGGCCGACGGCGGCGGTGAGTGGAACCCGGCGTCGTACAGCCGCGAGACCGGGAACGTCCACGTCAAGGCGATGAACTACCCGAGCAAGTTCCAGTGGGACGAGGTCGGCGAGTGGGAGTACCCCTCGACGTACCTCGGCGGGAGCTTCACCGTCTACCCGGCGATGGACGACCCCGGACCGGCGCCCGAGGAGTGGAGCGGCAACAGGGCCATCTTCTCGGCGGTGGACCCGGTGAGCGGCGAGGTCGCCTGGCAGCACGAGTGGCAGGAGTTCTCGATGGGCGGCTCGATGAGCACGACGACCGGGCTCACCTTCGTCGGCAACGGCGACGGGGAGTTCATGGCTCTGGACTCCGAGTCGGGCGAGCGGCTCTGGCAGTACCAGTTCGACGCGTCGGTCAACGCCTCGCCGATGAGCTGGTACGACCCCGAGGTCGGCAAGCAGTACGTCGCGGTCCAGGCCGGCGGCGGCGGCCTCCGGTCGGCCCGGGACGGCCGGACGGTCGGCGTGTTCTCGCTCGAGGAGTAG
- a CDS encoding 30S ribosomal protein S12, with the protein MANGKYAARKLRKDRQNHRWSDSDYARRERGLGEKSDPLEGAPQGRGIVLEKVGIEAKQPNSAIRKCVRVQLIKNGKQVTAFCPGDGAISFIDEHDEVTIAGIGGAKGRAMGDLSGVNYKVEKVNGVSLEELVRGNAEKPVR; encoded by the coding sequence ATGGCGAACGGCAAGTACGCAGCGCGGAAGCTCAGGAAGGACCGCCAGAACCATCGGTGGTCCGACTCCGACTACGCCCGACGCGAGCGCGGCCTCGGGGAGAAGTCCGACCCCCTCGAGGGCGCGCCCCAGGGACGCGGCATCGTTCTGGAGAAGGTGGGCATCGAGGCCAAGCAGCCCAACTCCGCGATCCGGAAGTGCGTCCGGGTCCAGCTCATCAAGAACGGCAAGCAGGTCACCGCCTTCTGCCCCGGCGACGGCGCCATCTCGTTCATCGACGAGCACGACGAGGTGACCATCGCGGGCATCGGCGGCGCGAAGGGCCGCGCGATGGGCGACCTCTCGGGCGTCAACTACAAGGTCGAGAAGGTCAACGGCGTGAGCCTCGAGGAACTCGTCCGCGGGAACGCGGAGAAACCGGTGCGATAA
- a CDS encoding 30S ribosomal protein S7 → MAAEDQPEPDKPAGTDEEGTAAAQLFGEWDVTNVEYGDPSTERYITVTPVAHTMGRHASKQFQKSEVSIVERLINRLMQTEENTGKKQKAMQITRDAFETINDRTDENPVQVLVTAVENAAPREETVRLKYGGISVPKAVDVAPQRRVDQALKFIAEGVQSSSFKTSTDASEALAEQLIGAADYDVQTYAINQKEEKERVAAAAR, encoded by the coding sequence ATGGCGGCAGAAGACCAGCCCGAGCCCGACAAGCCCGCGGGCACCGACGAGGAGGGCACCGCCGCCGCGCAGCTGTTCGGCGAGTGGGACGTCACCAACGTCGAGTACGGCGACCCCTCGACCGAGCGCTACATCACCGTCACGCCGGTCGCCCACACGATGGGCCGCCACGCCTCCAAGCAGTTCCAGAAGAGCGAGGTCTCCATCGTCGAGCGGCTCATCAACCGCCTGATGCAGACCGAGGAGAACACCGGCAAGAAGCAGAAGGCGATGCAGATCACCCGCGACGCGTTCGAGACCATCAACGACCGGACCGACGAGAACCCGGTCCAGGTGCTCGTCACCGCGGTCGAGAACGCGGCCCCGCGCGAGGAGACCGTCCGCCTGAAGTACGGCGGCATCTCGGTCCCGAAGGCCGTCGACGTGGCGCCCCAGCGCCGGGTCGACCAGGCCCTGAAGTTCATCGCCGAGGGCGTCCAGAGCTCGTCGTTCAAGACGTCGACCGACGCCTCGGAGGCGCTGGCCGAGCAGCTCATCGGCGCGGCCGACTACGACGTCCAGACCTACGCCATCAACCAGAAGGAAGAGAAAGAGCGCGTCGCGGCCGCGGCCCGCTGA
- a CDS encoding cupin domain-containing protein, giving the protein MSYTKVDSRDVEPIGEGLRFLRDPLDCEKLGVSVLDADPGWTGKEHDHAEDGQEEVYVLLEGEATVTVEGEDVELSAREALRIPADATRQIHNGDTESTFVLVGASGGE; this is encoded by the coding sequence ATGTCCTACACGAAAGTCGACTCCCGCGACGTCGAACCGATCGGCGAAGGGCTGCGGTTCCTCCGCGACCCCCTCGACTGCGAGAAGCTGGGCGTCTCCGTCCTCGACGCAGACCCCGGCTGGACCGGCAAGGAGCACGACCACGCCGAGGACGGCCAGGAGGAGGTGTACGTCCTGCTCGAGGGCGAGGCCACCGTCACGGTCGAGGGCGAGGACGTCGAACTGTCCGCGCGCGAGGCGCTTCGGATTCCGGCCGACGCGACCCGCCAGATCCACAACGGCGACACCGAGAGCACGTTCGTGCTGGTCGGCGCCTCCGGCGGGGAGTAG
- a CDS encoding DUF5781 family protein yields MEVHVHGPGPAAPFLRARDLFETEHDLDFPVRVRVRENPDERTWTAHPDDHVLNISRQAATSAMARELALHEFAHMARHEQDHPSHTQSTEEVLFLALSGKSVERSRVAHCYQIANHMKDIYADDITLRVGPTDKLVSFLESELAAAVADRPTPGRDGPSRKRDGLRLTGTADPEMTAVNAAFALALVERHDLVGPDHRLYDLAHAAANDAAEVSLAEFKHRFSSLGPDPDESEYRRALVDATRAYAVGGGEKAAD; encoded by the coding sequence ATGGAGGTTCACGTCCACGGTCCCGGTCCGGCCGCGCCGTTTCTCCGCGCCCGCGACCTCTTCGAGACCGAGCACGACCTCGACTTCCCCGTCCGCGTCCGCGTCCGGGAGAACCCCGACGAGCGGACCTGGACCGCCCACCCGGACGACCACGTCCTGAACATCTCCCGGCAGGCCGCGACCAGCGCGATGGCCCGCGAGCTCGCGCTCCACGAGTTCGCCCACATGGCCCGCCACGAGCAGGACCACCCCTCGCACACCCAGTCGACCGAGGAGGTGCTGTTCCTCGCGCTGTCGGGCAAGTCGGTCGAGCGCAGCCGGGTGGCCCACTGCTACCAGATCGCCAACCACATGAAGGACATCTACGCCGACGACATCACGCTCCGAGTCGGCCCGACCGACAAGCTCGTCTCCTTCCTCGAGTCCGAGCTCGCGGCCGCGGTCGCCGACCGACCGACCCCCGGCCGCGACGGTCCGTCCCGGAAGCGCGACGGCCTTCGGCTCACCGGCACCGCCGACCCGGAGATGACCGCGGTCAACGCCGCCTTCGCCCTGGCGCTGGTCGAGCGCCACGACCTCGTCGGACCGGACCACCGGCTCTACGACCTCGCGCACGCGGCCGCCAACGACGCGGCCGAGGTCAGCCTCGCGGAGTTCAAACACCGCTTCTCGTCGCTCGGCCCCGACCCCGACGAGAGCGAGTACCGCCGCGCGCTGGTCGACGCGACACGGGCGTACGCGGTCGGCGGCGGCGAGAAGGCGGCCGACTAG